Proteins found in one Saccharopolyspora phatthalungensis genomic segment:
- a CDS encoding o-succinylbenzoate synthase, which produces MTNEIDFDGVRIYAIPMRARFRGITVREGMLIEGPAGWGEFCPFADYDDIVAASWLATTIEQCTRGWPEPVRDRIPINCTVPAVGPERAHEIAANSGCRTAKVKVADHAESLPEDLARVEAVRDAIGHSGAIRVDANGVWDVDTAVLHIRQLDKAAGGLEYVEQPCWTVEELAAVRRKVDVRIAADESIRRADDPLRVAIAGAADVAVIKCTPLGGVRRSLEVAEAAGLPCVVSSALETSVGLAAQVALAGALPEMDFACGLGTLSLLDSDLVSGSESLRAVNGYLPIPRTPPTPDPSLLATYELTDPDQASWWRDRLSRVRAVHEHASLLTFNDGNVSPK; this is translated from the coding sequence ATGACCAATGAGATCGACTTCGATGGTGTGCGCATCTATGCCATCCCCATGCGCGCCCGATTCCGAGGCATCACTGTGCGCGAAGGGATGCTTATCGAAGGCCCCGCCGGGTGGGGCGAATTCTGTCCGTTCGCTGACTACGACGACATCGTGGCCGCCTCCTGGCTCGCCACCACGATCGAACAATGCACCCGCGGTTGGCCCGAACCAGTGCGCGATCGCATCCCGATCAACTGCACCGTCCCCGCCGTTGGTCCCGAGCGTGCCCATGAGATCGCCGCCAATTCCGGGTGCCGTACCGCCAAGGTCAAGGTCGCCGACCACGCCGAATCCCTGCCTGAAGACCTCGCGCGCGTCGAGGCAGTGCGCGATGCCATTGGTCACAGCGGGGCCATTCGCGTGGATGCCAACGGCGTCTGGGACGTCGACACCGCCGTGCTTCACATCCGCCAGCTCGACAAAGCAGCAGGTGGGCTCGAATACGTTGAACAGCCCTGCTGGACGGTCGAGGAACTAGCCGCAGTCCGGCGCAAGGTCGACGTGCGTATCGCTGCCGACGAATCCATCCGTCGCGCCGATGACCCCTTGCGTGTCGCTATCGCAGGCGCGGCCGACGTCGCAGTCATCAAGTGCACCCCACTTGGCGGCGTACGGCGCTCCCTGGAAGTCGCCGAAGCCGCCGGGCTTCCCTGCGTGGTCTCCTCCGCACTGGAAACCAGCGTGGGACTGGCCGCCCAGGTCGCCCTCGCCGGTGCTCTGCCCGAGATGGACTTCGCCTGCGGCCTCGGCACGCTCTCGCTGCTCGATAGCGATCTCGTGTCCGGCTCCGAGTCCCTGCGGGCGGTAAACGGCTACCTGCCCATACCCCGCACACCACCCACACCCGACCCGAGCCTGCTCGCCACCTACGAACTGACCGACCCCGACCAAGCCAGCTGGTGGCGCGACAGGCTCTCCCGCGTCCGCGCTGTGCATGAGCACGCCAGCCTGCTGACCTTCAATGATGGGAACGTCAGCCCGAAATAA
- a CDS encoding LLM class flavin-dependent oxidoreductase — translation MASLGLLGAGCAGKPNLDPARNRYKALPRVTAWSNANAALVDAAQIPSLDPFLVVPAMANVTNNFGFGVTESVTYQHPYALARRFTTLDHLTSGRVGWNLVTSYSDSEARNLGTGI, via the coding sequence ATGGCGTCCTTGGGTCTGCTGGGGGCCGGATGCGCCGGAAAACCCAATCTCGATCCGGCCAGGAACCGGTACAAGGCGCTGCCGCGAGTCACGGCTTGGAGCAACGCGAACGCCGCACTCGTCGACGCCGCGCAGATTCCCTCGCTGGATCCCTTCCTGGTGGTTCCGGCGATGGCAAACGTGACGAATAACTTCGGGTTCGGCGTGACCGAATCGGTCACCTACCAGCACCCTTATGCACTGGCTCGCCGGTTCACGACGCTCGACCACCTCACGAGCGGACGGGTCGGCTGGAACCTGGTCACCTCGTATTCCGACAGCGAAGCACGCAACCTCGGCACCGGTATCTGA
- a CDS encoding SsgA family sporulation/cell division regulator has product MKLNDQMCFSMVVSAGVFARIGVELRYNRNNPYEVSLAFNTGKSVRVNWVIGRDLLADGLLAESGLGDVRIRPRPDAPGTIEISLNPPTGQATFEADAAQLMEFLNNTYDIVAPGEEHRWMDIDDTLSRLLTQDS; this is encoded by the coding sequence ATGAAGCTCAACGATCAGATGTGTTTCAGCATGGTGGTTTCGGCAGGTGTGTTCGCGCGGATTGGCGTGGAACTGCGATACAACCGCAACAATCCGTACGAGGTCAGCTTGGCGTTCAACACGGGTAAGAGCGTCCGGGTGAATTGGGTGATCGGCCGCGACCTGCTGGCCGACGGGCTGCTCGCGGAGAGCGGGCTTGGCGACGTGCGAATCCGGCCACGACCGGACGCGCCGGGGACGATCGAGATCTCGTTGAACCCGCCGACCGGTCAGGCCACCTTCGAAGCGGACGCTGCTCAGCTGATGGAGTTCTTGAACAATACCTACGACATCGTCGCACCCGGCGAGGAGCACCGGTGGATGGACATCGACGACACGCTGAGCCGGCTGCTCACGCAGGACTCATGA
- a CDS encoding DUF1996 domain-containing protein, which translates to MLAAAVGAGYYEGRSEHDGGPADSDFVDIADVSPNPPKILAGPNASTGVVLASCGRNENAHRNEDNVVATPGMKGAAHHMHDYVGNVSTDAFSTDQSLAAANTTCTNGDKSTYYWPVLRLLDDDPAADVAAGSPHNRGTIVQPASVLVSFRGNPSSKVIPMPRFLRGVTGDAKARTAGLTNATRVQWSCSGTLDRRTNRYPRCPNGQQVVRIFDFPSCWDGRRNDSPDHRDHLTFPAANGVCPTDTFPVPQLHLEISYQVPVDAPYAIDTFPDQARSPITDHADFINVMTDDQMAQVANTLNRGG; encoded by the coding sequence GTGCTGGCCGCGGCGGTCGGCGCCGGGTATTACGAGGGACGCAGTGAGCACGACGGGGGGCCTGCGGACAGCGATTTCGTCGATATCGCAGATGTCAGCCCGAACCCCCCGAAAATCCTTGCCGGGCCGAACGCCTCCACGGGCGTGGTGCTTGCTTCCTGCGGCCGCAACGAAAACGCGCATCGCAACGAGGACAACGTCGTCGCTACGCCCGGCATGAAGGGTGCGGCGCACCACATGCATGATTACGTCGGCAACGTCTCCACCGATGCGTTCTCGACTGACCAGAGCCTCGCCGCAGCCAATACGACCTGCACGAACGGCGACAAATCAACCTACTACTGGCCGGTGCTCCGCTTGCTGGACGATGATCCGGCCGCAGATGTCGCCGCTGGCTCGCCCCACAACCGCGGCACGATCGTGCAACCCGCATCGGTGCTGGTGAGCTTCCGCGGCAATCCGAGCAGCAAGGTGATCCCGATGCCCCGTTTCCTGCGTGGCGTCACGGGTGACGCGAAGGCACGGACCGCCGGGCTGACCAACGCCACGCGGGTGCAGTGGAGCTGTTCCGGAACGCTCGACCGGCGGACGAACCGCTATCCGAGATGCCCGAACGGGCAACAGGTGGTCCGGATCTTCGACTTCCCCAGCTGCTGGGACGGCCGCAGAAACGACAGCCCCGACCACCGCGACCACCTGACTTTCCCCGCCGCCAACGGTGTCTGTCCCACCGACACCTTTCCCGTTCCACAGCTGCACCTGGAGATCAGCTACCAGGTGCCCGTCGACGCGCCATACGCCATCGACACCTTCCCCGACCAGGCGCGCAGCCCCATCACCGATCACGCCGATTTCATCAACGTCATGACCGACGATCAGATGGCCCAGGTGGCCAACACGCTCAACCGCGGCGGCTGA
- a CDS encoding anti-sigma factor, giving the protein MTSREHTVDVGAYALGALDEPERTAIEHHLASCEHCRTELEELEQMRTVLGEAPPELFLDGPPDDADLLLQRTLRQARTERARESRPRRAVVGAAAMIAAVVAVGGGVLIGRAGDSEPPQVVAQPPSPSVLMPAEGTKVATSTDPSNGARLTVTVTPAAGWVRLNAAASGIPAGERCRLVVVGKDGSREIAGSWLVSEKAAAEGSALDGAALIAPGNVAAVEVENFAGKRFVSTPV; this is encoded by the coding sequence ATGACCAGCCGAGAGCACACGGTTGACGTGGGCGCCTACGCGCTGGGCGCGCTCGATGAACCGGAACGGACCGCGATCGAGCACCACCTGGCGTCCTGCGAGCACTGCCGCACCGAGCTGGAGGAGTTGGAGCAGATGCGAACCGTGTTGGGGGAGGCCCCACCGGAGCTGTTCCTGGACGGGCCTCCGGACGACGCTGACCTGTTGCTTCAGCGCACCCTTCGACAGGCTCGAACAGAGCGTGCGCGGGAAAGCCGCCCGCGACGTGCCGTCGTCGGCGCAGCGGCGATGATCGCCGCGGTCGTCGCTGTGGGTGGCGGCGTCCTGATCGGCCGCGCGGGTGACAGCGAGCCTCCGCAGGTCGTCGCGCAACCACCGTCCCCGAGCGTGCTCATGCCAGCTGAGGGAACGAAGGTTGCTACGTCCACCGACCCGAGCAATGGTGCGAGGTTGACGGTGACGGTCACGCCGGCCGCCGGCTGGGTGCGGTTGAACGCCGCGGCCAGCGGGATACCAGCGGGCGAACGGTGCCGTTTGGTCGTAGTCGGCAAGGACGGCAGTCGGGAGATCGCCGGTAGCTGGCTGGTGTCCGAGAAAGCCGCGGCCGAAGGCAGCGCGCTGGACGGCGCGGCGCTGATTGCGCCGGGCAACGTGGCCGCCGTCGAGGTGGAAAACTTCGCCGGGAAGAGGTTTGTTTCGACACCGGTCTGA
- a CDS encoding sigma-70 family RNA polymerase sigma factor, protein MARLRSHPIQTAGDDALIRSLFAEHGRALLAYATRLTGDRAAAEDVVQETLLRAWRNPGAMVNGKGSVRGWLLTVARNIVIDRSRAKSARPAEVAENPTAPPTVRDHADTVVDSMVVTEALNGLSDSHRDVLVQIYFRGLSVAEAARELAIPPGTVKSRTYHALRALRDAFGGGQLATEEVAG, encoded by the coding sequence ATGGCGAGATTGCGGTCTCATCCGATTCAGACCGCCGGGGACGATGCGCTGATCCGGTCGTTGTTCGCCGAGCACGGGCGCGCCCTGCTCGCATACGCGACACGGTTGACCGGCGATCGAGCCGCGGCTGAGGATGTCGTACAGGAGACGTTGCTACGGGCCTGGAGAAACCCGGGCGCAATGGTGAACGGGAAGGGTTCCGTGCGCGGGTGGTTGTTGACCGTGGCACGCAACATCGTCATCGATCGCAGCCGCGCGAAGTCCGCTCGGCCGGCCGAAGTGGCGGAAAATCCAACAGCGCCGCCGACTGTGCGTGACCACGCGGACACTGTGGTCGACTCGATGGTCGTCACCGAAGCGCTGAACGGGTTGTCGGATAGCCATCGCGATGTGCTGGTGCAGATCTACTTCCGAGGGCTCAGCGTCGCCGAGGCAGCAAGAGAACTGGCGATACCGCCAGGAACCGTAAAATCACGCACTTACCACGCATTGCGGGCGCTCCGCGATGCGTTCGGTGGCGGACAGCTCGCGACGGAAGAGGTGGCCGGATGA
- a CDS encoding RrF2 family transcriptional regulator, with product MAMAMGVVVENTGMRISAKVDYAVRALIELALLKPEQVARAEDLATAQDIPRNFLLAVLADLRRSGIVASRRGQAGGWVLARPAEAVSVADVIRAVDGPLVSVHGVRPEAVRYEPSVAVVQRVWIAVRSSLREVLEEVTLADLARDDLPAAVAGRTHDPEVWQSR from the coding sequence ATGGCGATGGCGATGGGCGTGGTGGTGGAGAATACCGGTATGCGCATTTCGGCCAAGGTGGATTACGCGGTACGGGCTCTGATCGAGCTCGCTCTCCTGAAGCCTGAGCAGGTCGCCAGGGCCGAAGACCTCGCGACCGCGCAGGACATCCCGCGCAACTTCCTGCTGGCGGTGCTGGCCGACCTACGCCGCAGCGGGATCGTCGCCAGCCGACGCGGCCAGGCCGGGGGCTGGGTGCTGGCCCGCCCGGCGGAGGCGGTTTCGGTGGCGGACGTGATCCGTGCCGTGGATGGGCCGCTGGTCAGCGTGCATGGGGTGCGCCCGGAAGCGGTCCGCTACGAGCCGTCGGTGGCCGTGGTGCAACGCGTGTGGATCGCGGTCCGCAGCAGCCTGCGAGAGGTGCTGGAGGAGGTCACTTTGGCCGACCTCGCACGGGATGACCTCCCGGCGGCTGTGGCTGGACGCACCCACGACCCCGAGGTGTGGCAGAGCCGCTGA
- a CDS encoding ABC transporter substrate-binding protein, translated as MSIAARRPRAVAVAAAVLSLLAAVAGCSRADRAGSAVPPENAAPAAEVRLGYFPNVTHASALIGLDKGLFTKELGSTKLTPVQFSAGPEEVSALLGGSLDIGFIGSGPAINAFAKSGGENVRLISGATSGGAQLVTAPQINSPQDLRGKTVASPQFGNTQDVALKKWLADNKLSDVGVQNIDNAQTLDQFRQGRLAGAWLPEPWASRLVHDAGAKVLVDEKQLWPEGKFPTTVVLVRTEFLQQHPQTVQAVLRGVLAANDLAATNPAAAKTAVNTQLKTLTGKELSPEVIDRAFTGIELTTDPLASRFPQLAQDQVIAGIERQAPDLKGLVDLTALNAVLEAAGKPKVDDGGLTG; from the coding sequence GTGAGCATCGCAGCACGCAGACCACGGGCGGTGGCCGTTGCCGCCGCCGTTCTCTCCTTGCTCGCCGCCGTGGCCGGATGTTCACGCGCCGACCGCGCCGGCTCTGCGGTGCCACCGGAGAACGCCGCCCCGGCCGCCGAGGTGCGACTGGGCTACTTCCCCAACGTCACCCATGCCTCGGCACTGATCGGGTTGGACAAGGGCCTGTTCACCAAGGAACTGGGCAGCACCAAGCTCACGCCCGTGCAGTTCAGCGCGGGTCCGGAGGAGGTCTCGGCACTGCTGGGCGGCTCGCTGGACATCGGCTTCATCGGTTCCGGTCCGGCGATCAACGCCTTCGCCAAGTCCGGCGGGGAAAACGTCCGGCTTATCTCGGGGGCCACCTCCGGCGGCGCCCAGCTGGTGACCGCGCCGCAGATCAACAGCCCGCAGGACCTGCGGGGCAAGACCGTCGCGTCCCCGCAGTTCGGCAACACCCAGGACGTGGCACTGAAGAAGTGGCTGGCCGACAACAAGCTGAGCGACGTCGGGGTGCAGAACATCGACAACGCCCAGACCCTCGACCAGTTCCGGCAGGGCCGGCTGGCCGGCGCCTGGTTGCCCGAGCCGTGGGCGTCGCGGCTGGTGCACGACGCCGGCGCCAAGGTCCTGGTCGACGAGAAGCAGCTGTGGCCGGAGGGAAAGTTCCCGACCACGGTCGTCCTGGTGCGCACCGAATTCCTCCAGCAGCACCCACAGACCGTGCAGGCCGTGTTGCGCGGCGTGCTCGCGGCCAACGACCTCGCCGCCACCAACCCCGCGGCGGCCAAGACCGCCGTCAACACCCAGCTCAAGACGCTGACCGGAAAGGAACTGTCTCCCGAGGTCATTGACCGGGCGTTCACCGGCATCGAACTCACCACCGACCCGCTGGCCTCCCGGTTCCCGCAGCTGGCACAGGACCAGGTGATCGCGGGCATCGAGCGGCAGGCGCCCGACTTGAAAGGCCTGGTCGACCTCACCGCGCTCAACGCCGTGCTCGAAGCGGCCGGCAAGCCGAAGGTCGATGACGGCGGGCTGACCGGATGA
- a CDS encoding ABC transporter ATP-binding protein — translation MTSVLQAPANADHVVRLTGVHKSFGNARRSVTALHGIDLTVRPGEFVCLLGASGCGKTTLLNLIAGLDEPSHGSIDLRGSRPAVMFQEAALMPWLTAAGNIELPLRLAGVERTARRERARELLDLVRLGNAGGKRPHELSGGMRQRVALARALASALGASDDASATSLLLMDEPFSALDAITRDVLQSELLRVWESTGAAVVFVTHDVREAVRLGQRVVLLSSRPGRIVQEWTADESTQDGLDLAEVINRRLREVISDHASA, via the coding sequence ATGACCAGTGTCCTGCAAGCGCCCGCGAACGCCGACCACGTGGTCCGGCTGACCGGGGTGCACAAGAGTTTCGGCAATGCACGCCGCAGCGTCACGGCGCTGCACGGCATCGATCTCACCGTCCGGCCGGGCGAGTTCGTCTGCCTGCTCGGCGCGTCGGGATGCGGCAAGACCACGCTGCTCAACCTGATCGCCGGGTTGGATGAGCCCTCGCACGGCTCTATCGACCTGCGCGGCTCGCGGCCAGCCGTGATGTTTCAGGAAGCCGCGCTGATGCCCTGGCTGACCGCGGCGGGCAACATCGAACTGCCGCTGCGCCTGGCCGGTGTCGAGCGCACCGCCCGGCGCGAACGCGCCCGTGAACTGCTGGACCTGGTCCGGTTGGGAAACGCGGGCGGCAAGCGTCCGCACGAGCTCTCCGGCGGGATGCGCCAGCGGGTGGCGCTGGCCCGCGCGCTGGCGTCCGCGCTCGGCGCCTCCGATGACGCTTCCGCCACCTCCCTGCTGCTGATGGACGAACCGTTCTCCGCGCTGGACGCGATCACCCGGGACGTGCTGCAGTCCGAGCTGCTGCGGGTGTGGGAGTCCACCGGGGCCGCGGTGGTGTTCGTGACCCATGACGTCCGCGAAGCGGTGCGGCTCGGCCAGCGCGTGGTGCTGCTGTCGTCCCGCCCCGGCCGGATCGTGCAGGAATGGACCGCCGATGAGTCCACTCAGGACGGTCTGGATCTGGCCGAGGTGATCAACCGGCGCCTTCGGGAGGTGATCAGTGATCATGCCTCGGCCTGA
- a CDS encoding ABC transporter permease, with product MPRPERTATRDTDFDAAVEAGLDALDTPTGPQSDARNRWRRFARAALPPLVALASALVVWQALWASALWPEFKLPEPRAVGMQLWDEIVSGNALSLIWTSVHRALIGFLIGIAIATPLGLLVAKVRMVRSALGPLLSGLQSLPSVAWVPAAVLWFGVTPATMYTVLLLGCVPSITNGLVAGIDQIPPILPRVGKALGAGRLAMARHILLPAALPGYLAGLKQGWAFSWRSLMAAEIIATSPELGKGLGAYLEDGRLLSDMPTVIAAITLILLVGIGIELLVFRPLERGILRSRGLGTA from the coding sequence ATGCCTCGGCCTGAACGCACCGCCACCCGGGACACCGATTTCGACGCCGCGGTCGAAGCCGGCCTCGACGCCCTGGACACCCCGACCGGCCCGCAGTCCGACGCCCGCAACCGCTGGCGCCGGTTCGCCCGCGCCGCCCTGCCGCCGCTGGTCGCGCTCGCATCGGCACTCGTCGTCTGGCAAGCGCTGTGGGCATCCGCGCTGTGGCCGGAATTCAAACTGCCCGAGCCGCGAGCAGTCGGCATGCAACTGTGGGACGAGATCGTCAGCGGCAACGCGCTGAGCCTCATCTGGACCTCCGTGCACCGCGCCCTCATCGGGTTCCTCATCGGCATCGCCATCGCGACCCCGCTGGGCCTGCTGGTGGCCAAGGTCCGGATGGTCCGCTCAGCACTCGGCCCGCTGCTATCCGGTCTGCAGAGCCTGCCGTCGGTGGCCTGGGTCCCCGCCGCGGTGCTCTGGTTCGGCGTCACCCCCGCGACGATGTACACGGTGCTGCTGCTGGGCTGCGTCCCGTCGATCACCAACGGCCTGGTCGCCGGGATCGACCAAATACCACCGATCCTCCCGCGCGTCGGCAAGGCACTGGGCGCGGGCCGACTCGCGATGGCCCGGCACATCCTGCTGCCGGCCGCGCTGCCCGGCTACCTGGCCGGACTCAAACAAGGCTGGGCGTTCTCCTGGCGCTCCCTGATGGCGGCCGAGATCATCGCCACCTCCCCCGAACTGGGCAAGGGCCTCGGCGCCTACCTCGAAGACGGCCGCCTGCTGTCCGATATGCCCACCGTCATCGCAGCAATCACGCTGATCCTGCTCGTCGGAATAGGCATCGAACTGCTCGTCTTCCGTCCGCTGGAACGCGGCATCCTCCGCTCCCGCGGCCTCGGCACCGCCTGA
- a CDS encoding PPOX class F420-dependent oxidoreductase, with amino-acid sequence MPRVATAEQVDRTALLEFLRPRHRGLLVTTRSDGRPQMSPVTCGVDTEGRIVVSTYPERVKTRNARRDARVSMCVLSDEWDGPYVQVDGRAEVLDMPAALDGLVEYFRCISGEHPNWDDYREAMVRQNKSLIRIDIERWGPIATGGFPPHLAES; translated from the coding sequence ATGCCACGTGTTGCCACCGCCGAGCAGGTCGACCGGACCGCGCTGCTGGAGTTCCTGCGGCCGCGTCACCGCGGCTTGCTTGTCACCACCCGGTCCGACGGCCGCCCGCAGATGTCCCCGGTGACCTGCGGCGTGGACACCGAGGGCCGGATCGTGGTGTCGACGTATCCGGAGCGGGTCAAGACGCGAAATGCGCGTCGGGACGCGCGGGTGTCGATGTGCGTGCTTTCCGACGAGTGGGACGGCCCGTACGTGCAGGTCGACGGCCGAGCCGAGGTGCTGGACATGCCGGCGGCACTGGACGGTCTCGTCGAGTACTTCCGCTGCATCTCCGGCGAACACCCGAACTGGGACGACTACCGCGAAGCGATGGTCCGGCAGAACAAGTCGCTGATCCGCATCGACATCGAACGCTGGGGCCCGATCGCCACCGGCGGATTCCCGCCCCACCTCGCCGAGTCCTGA
- a CDS encoding Nramp family divalent metal transporter has product MSTTAKPPAETTAVPLDKVLARGRMRGTVAMLGPAFIAAIAYVDPGNFSTNLSAGAEFGYALVWVVVLANLMAMPVQFLSAKIGIVTGKTLPEVCRDRYPAPVRWALWLQAEIVAMATDLAEFVGAALGLYLLFGIPMFPAALITAVAAFIVLALQARGFRPFERAIAAMLFFIIGGFIYQLLRIGADAGQALAGLAPSLPGSGSAYLAVGIIGATVMPHVVYLHSALTSRRVGASNDAERRKVLHFERWDVIVALGMAGVINLSMLMVAAKLFHGSGNTTIGGIENAHAGLATLAGGGAALVFAVALLASGISSSSVGTFAGQVVMAGFLNFRIPLVLRRLITMLPALAVIGLGMNATDVLNFSQVVLSFGIPFALVPLVLITRDRATMGAFSNSRRMTALMTLITAVIVGLNAYLLYDQFLG; this is encoded by the coding sequence ATGAGTACGACGGCGAAGCCTCCGGCCGAGACGACCGCTGTCCCTCTCGACAAGGTGCTCGCCCGGGGCCGGATGCGCGGCACCGTGGCGATGCTCGGCCCGGCCTTCATCGCCGCGATCGCCTACGTCGATCCGGGCAACTTCTCCACCAACCTCAGCGCCGGCGCGGAATTCGGCTATGCCCTCGTATGGGTCGTGGTGCTGGCGAACCTGATGGCCATGCCGGTGCAGTTCCTGTCCGCCAAGATCGGCATCGTCACCGGCAAGACCCTGCCCGAGGTGTGCCGGGACCGGTACCCCGCACCCGTGCGGTGGGCGCTGTGGCTGCAGGCCGAGATCGTCGCGATGGCGACCGACCTGGCGGAGTTCGTCGGCGCGGCCCTCGGCCTCTACCTCTTGTTCGGCATTCCCATGTTCCCCGCGGCATTGATCACCGCCGTGGCCGCGTTCATCGTGCTCGCCCTCCAGGCGCGCGGCTTCCGGCCGTTCGAACGCGCCATCGCGGCGATGCTCTTCTTCATCATCGGCGGCTTCATCTACCAGCTGCTGCGCATCGGCGCCGATGCAGGCCAGGCGCTCGCCGGACTGGCACCGAGCCTGCCGGGCAGCGGGAGCGCCTACCTGGCCGTGGGCATCATCGGCGCCACGGTGATGCCGCACGTCGTGTACCTCCACTCCGCGCTGACCAGTCGGCGGGTGGGCGCGTCGAACGACGCCGAGCGCCGGAAGGTCCTGCACTTCGAGCGCTGGGACGTCATCGTCGCGCTGGGCATGGCGGGCGTGATCAACCTGTCGATGCTGATGGTGGCCGCGAAGCTGTTCCACGGCAGCGGCAACACGACCATCGGCGGCATCGAAAATGCCCACGCGGGCTTGGCCACCCTGGCCGGGGGCGGCGCCGCGCTGGTCTTCGCCGTCGCGCTGTTGGCCTCGGGGATCTCGTCCTCCAGCGTCGGCACGTTCGCCGGCCAAGTCGTCATGGCCGGCTTCCTGAACTTCCGGATTCCGCTCGTGCTGCGCCGGCTGATCACGATGCTGCCCGCGCTCGCGGTGATCGGGCTCGGTATGAACGCCACGGACGTGCTGAACTTCAGCCAGGTCGTGCTCAGCTTCGGCATCCCCTTCGCGCTGGTGCCGCTGGTGCTCATCACCCGGGACCGGGCCACGATGGGGGCCTTCTCGAACTCGCGCCGGATGACCGCTCTCATGACGTTGATCACCGCGGTGATCGTCGGCCTCAACGCCTACCTGCTCTATGACCAGTTCCTCGGCTGA
- a CDS encoding Acg family FMN-binding oxidoreductase, whose amino-acid sequence MRAFPTAFELTPVQMEQIIRLSGMAPSLHNSQPCRFRILPHVIELHADPRRRLPAADPEDRELRLACGAALFNLRLALEHAGIRPVVTLLPHLAAATALAEVRSGGLAQPRPEDARLYEAITERHSHRHPFRNTPVSTEDRHLLMRAAHEGHAWLHVVQPGELGALEGLVHRAHRAQMANPRFRTEMAAWVGRTGDTPEGVPLSAAGLKPEPRDQWVHRDFTSGQASRSPAIEFESHPLLVVLCSQHGSREAELDAGQALQRLWLTATAQGLVASMISEVVEVPETREELQRLVGGLTPQALLRIGHGTPSVASPRRDAADMLFYGVAEMFEN is encoded by the coding sequence ATGCGAGCTTTCCCTACGGCCTTCGAGTTGACACCCGTGCAGATGGAGCAGATCATCCGGCTTTCCGGGATGGCTCCGTCGCTGCACAACAGCCAGCCGTGCCGTTTCCGGATTCTGCCCCACGTGATCGAGCTGCACGCAGACCCGAGGCGGCGCCTGCCGGCCGCCGACCCCGAGGACCGGGAGCTTCGGCTGGCCTGCGGGGCCGCGTTGTTCAACTTGCGTCTCGCCCTGGAACACGCGGGAATCCGGCCGGTGGTGACCCTGCTCCCGCACCTGGCAGCCGCGACCGCGCTGGCCGAGGTGCGCAGCGGTGGCCTAGCCCAGCCACGCCCGGAAGACGCCCGACTCTACGAGGCGATCACCGAACGGCACAGCCACCGCCACCCCTTCCGGAACACCCCAGTGTCCACAGAGGATCGACATCTGCTGATGCGCGCTGCCCACGAAGGGCACGCCTGGCTGCACGTGGTGCAGCCCGGTGAACTCGGCGCCCTCGAAGGATTGGTGCACCGCGCCCACCGTGCGCAGATGGCCAATCCCCGCTTCCGGACCGAGATGGCCGCCTGGGTAGGGCGCACCGGCGACACCCCTGAAGGGGTACCGCTCTCGGCGGCCGGCCTCAAACCAGAACCACGGGACCAATGGGTGCACCGCGACTTCACCTCCGGACAGGCATCGCGGTCGCCGGCAATCGAATTCGAATCCCATCCGCTGCTGGTGGTGTTGTGCTCGCAGCACGGTAGCCGGGAAGCCGAGCTGGATGCCGGGCAGGCACTCCAGCGGTTGTGGCTGACCGCGACCGCGCAAGGGTTGGTCGCTTCGATGATCTCCGAGGTCGTCGAAGTACCTGAGACGCGCGAGGAGCTCCAGCGGCTGGTGGGTGGGCTCACCCCGCAGGCGCTGTTGCGGATCGGCCACGGCACGCCATCGGTCGCTTCCCCCCGCCGCGACGCCGCGGACATGCTCTTCTACGGCGTGGCCGAAATGTTTGAGAACTAA
- a CDS encoding SHOCT domain-containing protein codes for MPYWHGYGWGVWGLAMMTVSMVLFWVLIIVAIVALVRYLQRAGRVDRGVGTAEELLAERFARGEIDEEEYRRRMTALAERRRRT; via the coding sequence ATGCCCTATTGGCACGGCTACGGCTGGGGTGTGTGGGGTTTGGCGATGATGACCGTGAGCATGGTCCTGTTCTGGGTGCTGATCATCGTGGCCATCGTCGCGCTGGTCCGCTACCTCCAGCGTGCCGGACGGGTCGATCGCGGCGTCGGCACCGCCGAAGAGTTACTGGCGGAGCGCTTCGCCCGCGGGGAAATCGACGAAGAAGAATACCGGCGCCGGATGACGGCGCTGGCCGAACGCAGACGCCGGACGTGA